In Delphinus delphis chromosome 11, mDelDel1.2, whole genome shotgun sequence, one genomic interval encodes:
- the PPARA gene encoding peroxisome proliferator-activated receptor alpha, whose protein sequence is MVDTESPIGPLSPLEADDLESPLSEEFLQEMGTIQDISQSIGEDSSGSFSFTEYQYLGSGPGSDGSVITDTLSPASSPSSISYPVVPGSAEESSSVALNIECRICGDKASGYHYGVHACEGCKGFFRRTIRLKLAYDTCDRSCKIQKKNRNKCQYCRFHKCLSVGMSHNAIRFGRMPRSEKAKLKAEILTCEHDLEKNSETADLKSLAKRIYEAYLKNFNMNKVKARVILAGKASNNPPFVIHDMETLCMAEKTLVAKLVANGIQNKEAEVRIFHCCQCTSVETVTELTEFAKSIPGFANLDLNDQVTLLKYGVYEAIFAMLSSVMNKDGMLVAYGNGFITREFLKSLRKPFCDIMEPKFDFAMKFNALELDDSDISLFVAAIICCGDRPGLLNVGHIEKMQEGIVHVLKLHLQSNHPDDVFLFPKLLQKMADLRQLVTEHAQLVQVIKKTESDAALHPLLQEIYRDMY, encoded by the exons ATGGTGGACACAGAGAGCCCGATCGGTCCCCTCTCCCCCCTCGAGGCTGATGATCTGGAAAGCCCACTCTCTGAAGAATTCCTACAAGAAATGGGAACCATTCAAGATATTTCTCAGTCCATTGGTGAGGACAGTTCTGGAAGCTTTAGTTTTACAGAATACCAGTATTTAGGAAGtggtccaggatcagatggctccGTTATTACAG ACACCCTCTCACCAGCCTCGAGTCCCTCGTCCATCTCTTACCCTGTGGTTCCTGGCAGCGCCGAGGAATCGTCCAGTGTAGCACTGAACATCGAGTGTAGAATCTGTGGGGACAAAGCCTCGGGCTACCATTACGGAGTTCACGCATGTGAAGGCTGCAAG GGTTTCTTTCGGAGAACTATTCGGCTAAAGCTGGCATATGACACATGTGACCGTAGCTGCAAGATTCAGAAAAAGAACCGGAATAAGTGCCAGTATTGTCGTTTTCACAAGTGCCTTTCAGTTGGGATGTCCCATAATG CGATTCGTTTTGGACGAATGCCAAGATCGGAAAAAGCAAAATTGAAAGCAGAAATCCTTACATGTGAACATGAcctagaaaaaaattctgaaaccGCAGATCTCAAATCTCTCGCTAAGAGGATTTACGAGGCCTACTTGAAGAACTTCAACATGAACAAGGTTAAGGCCCGGGTCATCCTCGCGGGAAAGGCCAGCAACAATCCG cctTTTGTCATACACGACATGGAGACGTTATGTATGGCCGAGAAGACTCTCGTGGCCAAGTTGGTGGCCAACGGCATCCAGAACAAGGAGGCAGAGGTCCGCATCTTCCACTGCTGCCAGTGCACGTCTGTGGAGACGGTCACGGAGCTCACGGAATTCGCCAAGTCCATCCCGGGGTTCGCAAACTTGGACTTGAACGACCAAGTCACTTTGCTGAAATACGGAGTTTACGAGGCCATATTTGCAATGCTGTCTTCTGTGATGAATAAAGACGGGATGCTGGTAGCATATGGAAATGGTTTTATAACTCGTGAATTTCTAAAAAGCCTAAGAAAACCATTTTGTGATATCATGGAGCCCAAGTTCGATTTTGCAATGAAGTTTAATGCACTGGAGCTGGACGACAGTGACATTTCCCTTTTTGTGGCTGCTATAATCTGTTGTGGAG ATCGGCCCGGCCTTCTAAACGTGGGACACATTGAAAAAATGCAGGAGGGTATCGTGCACGTGCTCAAACTTCACTTACAGAGCAACCATCCCGACGACGTCTTTCTCTTCCCAAAACTCCTGCAGAAGATGGCAGATCTGCGGCAGCTGGTCACGGAGCATGCGCAACTGGTGCAGGTGATCAAGAAGACAGAGTCCGACGCCGCCCTGCACCCGCTGCTGCAGGAAATTTACAGGGATATGTACTGA